From Christensenellaceae bacterium, the proteins below share one genomic window:
- a CDS encoding 7-cyano-7-deazaguanine synthase, protein MSSLLAYSNELLKKRGWISKIPESKKAVMLVSGGYDSIVTAARLIKDYGMELYPVYIDRGARNREGELSSIEFYTKYLRKEFGKGKFHDVLIPAITIPPKEIKEQLQEYSKTRRYPMRDFIMIMFAAQYAASLGEDVKTICTGFLATDRANITVHRINTLAICEMTKEPEWNILSINVDPEISDKLFGKHDEIMWAHANNFPDEHTMTCWTPVKVDGKLYHCGECYACEQRQLGFKNANIKDKAKYYKKGEKQ, encoded by the coding sequence ATGAGTTCGTTATTAGCATATAGCAATGAATTGTTAAAAAAGCGTGGCTGGATATCAAAAATACCCGAAAGCAAAAAGGCGGTAATGTTAGTTTCCGGAGGGTATGATTCGATAGTAACCGCTGCAAGATTAATTAAGGATTATGGTATGGAGTTGTATCCGGTATATATAGACCGCGGGGCAAGAAACAGAGAAGGGGAACTGTCTTCAATTGAATTTTATACCAAGTACTTAAGAAAAGAATTTGGTAAAGGTAAGTTTCATGATGTATTAATCCCGGCAATTACTATTCCGCCAAAAGAAATTAAAGAGCAATTACAAGAATATTCAAAAACACGCCGCTACCCTATGCGTGATTTTATTATGATTATGTTTGCAGCCCAATATGCTGCATCTTTGGGCGAAGATGTTAAGACGATCTGTACCGGATTTTTAGCAACTGACAGAGCAAATATAACCGTTCATAGAATAAACACATTGGCTATATGTGAAATGACAAAAGAACCGGAGTGGAACATTTTATCTATAAATGTTGATCCAGAAATCAGTGACAAACTATTTGGCAAGCATGATGAAATTATGTGGGCACATGCCAATAACTTTCCTGATGAACACACAATGACTTGTTGGACACCGGTAAAGGTTGATGGTAAATTGTATCATTGTGGAGAGTGTTATGCTTGTGAACAGCGGCAGTTGGGTTTTAAAAACGCAAATATAAAAGATAAAGCTAAATATTATAAAAAAGGGGAAAAACAATGA
- a CDS encoding glycine--tRNA ligase codes for MEKIDMEKMVSLCKQYGFIFQGSEIYDGLANTWDYGPLGIELKNNVKRAWWKKFVTESKNSYGVDAAILMNPRIWEASGHVSSFSDPLIDCKDCKTRHRADNLIKEFDASANPDALSNEQMMKYIKDNKIKCPRCKGTNFTDIREFNLMFETSRGVTEDSKNIIYLRPETAQGEFVNFLNVQRSMRAKLPFGIGQIGKAFRNEITPGNFTFRTIEFEQMEHQLFCKNGTDEKFYDYYKKYAFDFLISLGMNKSNLKFHDHDKLSHYAKSACDIYYNFPMGFSELWGTHNRTDYDLTRHQEFSKKSMEYFDSDTNEKYIPYIVESSVGCDRMVLAFLLEAYREEKLDDGTTREVMNFHPFLAPYKVAVLPLVKKYHSEKADEIFSKLAKSFPVSFDDTGSIGKRYRRQDVSGTPFCITVDDETLKNGTVTIRDRDTMKQEVIKIDEIKKYIEDKMEF; via the coding sequence ATGGAAAAAATTGATATGGAAAAAATGGTGAGCCTTTGCAAACAGTACGGCTTTATATTTCAGGGCAGTGAGATTTATGACGGACTTGCAAATACATGGGACTATGGTCCGTTGGGGATTGAGCTAAAAAATAATGTCAAAAGAGCATGGTGGAAGAAATTTGTAACCGAGAGCAAAAATAGCTACGGCGTGGACGCGGCAATATTGATGAACCCCAGAATATGGGAAGCATCGGGTCATGTCAGTTCTTTTAGCGACCCATTAATTGACTGCAAGGATTGCAAAACAAGGCACAGAGCGGATAACCTGATAAAAGAATTTGACGCTTCGGCTAATCCGGATGCTTTGTCAAACGAACAAATGATGAAGTATATAAAAGACAACAAAATCAAGTGTCCACGCTGCAAAGGAACAAACTTTACGGATATCAGAGAGTTTAATCTTATGTTTGAAACCAGCAGGGGTGTGACAGAAGACAGCAAGAACATTATATATCTTAGACCCGAAACAGCACAGGGTGAGTTTGTAAACTTTTTGAATGTTCAGCGTTCGATGAGAGCCAAGCTACCTTTTGGCATAGGTCAGATTGGAAAGGCCTTCAGAAATGAAATTACTCCGGGAAACTTTACATTCCGAACAATTGAGTTTGAGCAGATGGAGCATCAGCTGTTTTGCAAAAACGGAACGGATGAAAAGTTTTATGATTATTACAAAAAATATGCCTTTGACTTTTTGATCAGCTTGGGAATGAATAAATCAAATCTGAAGTTTCATGACCACGACAAGCTCAGTCATTATGCAAAGTCTGCGTGTGATATTTATTATAACTTTCCTATGGGTTTCAGCGAGCTGTGGGGCACGCACAACCGCACCGACTATGATCTGACGCGCCATCAGGAATTTTCAAAAAAGTCAATGGAGTATTTTGACTCTGATACAAACGAGAAGTATATTCCTTATATTGTCGAATCATCGGTCGGATGCGACCGAATGGTTTTGGCTTTCTTGCTTGAGGCTTATCGTGAGGAAAAGCTGGATGACGGCACAACCAGAGAGGTGATGAATTTCCACCCGTTTTTGGCGCCATATAAGGTTGCAGTTCTGCCGCTGGTAAAGAAATATCACAGCGAGAAAGCTGATGAAATTTTTTCTAAGCTCGCAAAAAGTTTTCCGGTTTCTTTTGACGACACCGGAAGTATAGGAAAGAGGTATCGAAGGCAGGATGTTTCGGGAACACCTTTCTGCATTACGGTTGACGATGAAACGCTGAAGAACGGCACCGTCACCATCAGAGACAGAGATACCATGAAACAGGAAGTAATAAAGATTGATGAAATCAAAAAGTATATTGAAGATAAAATGGAGTTTTAA
- a CDS encoding GNAT family N-acetyltransferase, whose product MEYITITADNLANEHLCCAIADKKHQCGVDTKRQWLAERIKEGHIFHKLNERGKVFIEYAPLEKAWVSACGKNYMFIYCHWVSGSFKGKGIGKELLDYCINDSKKKGKSGICVIVGKTKKPFLTDKAFMTKFGFKVVDTIDDYELLALSFDGTNPHFTENAHKQSIASKDLTIYYGLQCPYIPNCIAEIETFCKANKIPLSLVKIDTLEKAKSCPCVFNNWAVFHNGKYLTNHLLNESYLKKFLNI is encoded by the coding sequence ATGGAATACATAACAATAACCGCCGACAATTTGGCGAATGAACATTTGTGTTGTGCGATTGCAGACAAAAAACATCAATGCGGTGTTGACACAAAAAGACAATGGCTTGCCGAGCGAATTAAAGAAGGACACATTTTTCACAAGTTGAATGAGCGTGGCAAAGTGTTTATTGAATATGCACCGCTTGAAAAAGCGTGGGTTTCTGCCTGCGGCAAAAATTATATGTTCATATATTGCCATTGGGTTTCGGGCAGTTTCAAGGGCAAAGGGATTGGCAAAGAACTTTTGGACTATTGCATAAATGACAGCAAGAAAAAAGGCAAATCGGGCATTTGTGTAATTGTAGGAAAAACAAAAAAGCCATTTTTGACGGACAAAGCATTTATGACAAAGTTTGGTTTTAAGGTTGTTGATACTATTGACGATTATGAATTGCTTGCATTGTCGTTTGACGGCACAAATCCACACTTTACAGAGAATGCACACAAACAAAGCATAGCAAGTAAAGATTTAACGATTTACTATGGTTTACAATGTCCGTATATACCGAATTGTATAGCCGAGATTGAAACATTTTGCAAGGCAAACAAAATTCCTTTAAGTCTTGTTAAAATTGATACATTGGAAAAAGCAAAGTCTTGCCCTTGTGTTTTTAATAATTGGGCGGTTTTTCATAACGGCAAATACCTAACAAATCATTTACTTAATGAAAGTTATTTGAAAAAATTTTTGAACATTTAA
- a CDS encoding CTP synthase produces MKKTGLPKYIFITGGVVSGLGKGITAASLGRLLINRGLKVTIQKLDPYINVDPGTMSPYQHGEVFVTDDGAETDLDIGHYERFLGRSFSKDCNYTTGKIYSSVIAKERAGEYLGKTVQVVPHITNEIIDAMKSVAGGEDIVIVEVGGTIGDIEGMAYIEAIRQFRKELGPKGSLSVHVTLIPYLDCSGEIKTKPTQNSVRDLSRMGVTPDIVVCRTNADVILDSETRDKVAMFCNLDSPSDVILNQDCRSIYEVPILLKQQKFDDIVLKKLGLKASKDSLGTWKKMVKSMTQKHVIKTIAIVGKYVAVPDAYISVTEAVKHAGLACGVSVSVKLIDSEDIEKQGAEKLLSGTNAIIIPGGFGNRGIEGKIMAAQYARKNKIPFLGLCLGMQIAVIEFARNMANLPGANSSEFAPETPYPVIDIMKSQKDISKKGGTMRLGLYNCKLTPKTKAAELYGADVIKERHRHRFEFNNKFKSSLEKAGLTIAGINEENNLVEIIELNDHPYYVASQFHPEFLSRPYTPHPLFRGLIKATI; encoded by the coding sequence ATGAAAAAGACAGGTTTGCCAAAATACATATTCATAACAGGAGGTGTGGTATCAGGCCTTGGCAAAGGTATTACCGCAGCGTCATTGGGAAGACTTCTTATTAACCGAGGACTTAAGGTTACCATACAAAAGCTTGACCCATATATCAATGTGGACCCCGGCACGATGAGCCCCTATCAGCACGGAGAGGTTTTTGTAACCGACGACGGTGCCGAAACGGACTTGGATATAGGACATTACGAGCGTTTCTTGGGCAGGTCTTTTTCAAAAGATTGCAATTATACAACCGGCAAAATTTACTCCAGCGTCATCGCAAAAGAAAGAGCCGGCGAATATCTTGGCAAGACCGTGCAGGTAGTGCCTCACATAACAAACGAAATTATTGACGCCATGAAAAGTGTGGCCGGCGGTGAGGACATAGTTATCGTTGAAGTGGGCGGCACCATAGGAGACATTGAAGGCATGGCATATATTGAAGCAATCCGTCAGTTTAGAAAAGAACTCGGCCCCAAAGGCAGCCTATCGGTGCATGTTACTCTTATTCCCTATCTGGATTGCAGCGGCGAAATTAAAACAAAGCCCACCCAAAACAGTGTACGAGACTTAAGCCGCATGGGTGTTACACCCGACATCGTTGTGTGCCGCACAAATGCAGATGTAATATTAGACAGCGAAACACGCGACAAAGTCGCCATGTTCTGCAATCTTGACAGCCCGTCGGATGTTATTCTAAATCAGGACTGCCGCAGTATATATGAAGTGCCCATTCTCTTAAAACAACAAAAGTTTGATGACATAGTTTTGAAAAAACTCGGACTTAAAGCCTCTAAAGACAGCCTTGGCACATGGAAAAAAATGGTGAAAAGTATGACCCAAAAACATGTAATCAAAACTATTGCTATCGTAGGAAAATACGTTGCTGTGCCTGATGCATATATCTCAGTCACCGAAGCGGTTAAACATGCAGGTCTTGCGTGTGGTGTTTCGGTAAGCGTCAAACTTATAGACAGTGAAGATATTGAAAAGCAAGGAGCCGAAAAGCTGCTAAGCGGCACAAACGCCATTATCATTCCGGGCGGATTTGGAAACCGCGGCATTGAAGGAAAAATTATGGCAGCACAATATGCCCGCAAAAACAAAATCCCCTTCCTCGGTCTATGTCTGGGTATGCAAATTGCCGTAATTGAATTTGCACGTAATATGGCAAACCTACCCGGTGCCAATTCATCAGAGTTTGCGCCTGAAACTCCATACCCCGTTATTGATATAATGAAAAGCCAAAAGGATATTTCTAAAAAAGGCGGCACAATGCGTTTGGGGCTTTACAACTGCAAACTTACACCTAAGACAAAGGCCGCTGAGCTTTATGGCGCAGATGTCATAAAAGAGCGTCACCGCCACAGATTTGAGTTTAACAACAAGTTTAAATCATCTCTTGAAAAAGCTGGTCTCACAATAGCTGGCATAAATGAAGAAAACAATCTTGTTGAAATAATAGAGCTTAATGATCACCCCTATTATGTGGCCTCTCAGTTTCATCCCGAATTTCTGTCAAGGCCTTATACCCCTCACCCGCTCTTTAGGGGGCTTATAAAAGCAACCATATAA
- a CDS encoding glycosyltransferase, protein MKLLINLCAHDGIISYYAGVGTIVKGYVKLFYKYCNSLNCEYKINLFTPEYNTNSFGYSKTIHIEHLNLKNVEIFLISNGTNGQTGFGNVPEWQNLVNNTAKVINKIDISCFDKVITVCNDGPFAKLPEIIKPAVNHKKIWIPHSSHAASPGSLKLKWEQEAIDFINNDNLSFLGANSEFMGRHMLDEFSIKKHKILPITCGEVLDSKEPVIYGKPFAELFKQIENYDAMVFAFGRAEEYKNLEAALLLKKELNLPSVVIARSYSTDQPILNTYRQLAAKTEATLFIDPPDNFSKYILQNFKKKVIMLIPSKREPFGLIINEIRRLNRNNILIVANDIGGLSEQIDDTKDGVLVNLDNLQESALKILKYFNDKDMHRMNLQAQITLKKDMI, encoded by the coding sequence ATGAAATTATTAATCAACTTATGCGCCCATGACGGAATAATAAGTTATTATGCCGGTGTAGGCACTATTGTAAAGGGCTATGTAAAACTTTTTTATAAATATTGCAATTCTTTAAATTGTGAATACAAAATCAATTTATTTACACCCGAATATAATACAAATAGTTTTGGATACAGCAAAACAATACATATTGAACATTTAAACTTAAAAAATGTTGAAATATTCCTTATCTCAAACGGAACAAACGGACAAACAGGTTTCGGCAATGTACCAGAATGGCAGAATCTTGTTAACAATACAGCAAAAGTTATAAATAAAATTGACATAAGCTGTTTTGATAAAGTAATTACCGTTTGCAATGACGGACCTTTTGCAAAACTCCCGGAAATAATAAAGCCGGCTGTTAATCATAAAAAAATATGGATACCCCATTCATCACATGCAGCCTCACCGGGCAGCTTAAAGCTGAAATGGGAACAAGAAGCGATTGATTTTATAAATAATGACAATCTGTCGTTTTTAGGGGCTAATAGTGAGTTTATGGGACGTCATATGTTGGATGAATTTAGTATAAAAAAACACAAAATTTTACCGATTACCTGCGGCGAAGTGTTAGATTCAAAAGAACCTGTTATTTATGGAAAACCATTCGCAGAACTGTTTAAACAAATTGAAAACTATGATGCAATGGTATTTGCTTTTGGCAGAGCGGAAGAATATAAAAATCTTGAAGCTGCACTACTTTTAAAAAAGGAATTAAACTTACCCTCAGTTGTTATCGCCCGAAGCTATAGCACAGACCAGCCGATACTAAACACATACAGGCAGCTTGCAGCAAAAACCGAAGCCACTTTATTTATAGACCCTCCGGATAATTTTTCTAAATATATTTTACAGAACTTTAAAAAGAAAGTGATTATGCTTATTCCCTCTAAAAGAGAGCCCTTTGGGCTTATAATAAACGAAATACGAAGATTAAACCGAAACAATATTCTTATTGTTGCAAACGACATTGGCGGACTAAGCGAACAAATTGACGATACTAAAGACGGCGTTTTGGTAAACTTAGACAATTTACAAGAGAGTGCATTAAAAATTTTAAAATATTTTAACGATAAAGACATGCATAGAATGAATTTACAAGCTCAAATTACATTAAAAAAAGATATGATTTAG
- a CDS encoding NUDIX domain-containing protein, which translates to MKKTIICKDVFGNQYKVPAEDLNIRVGVYAVIIKDNKILLTHQWDGYSLIGGSVEKGEMIEEALVREVKEETGLTIMPDKIIYQATTFFKRDKDAKPNQSVQLYFTHSQLFGELSNRKIAKSEKTYTNDMPEWVSLNDIKNIKFRHSISLQTILKAYKEHCPDGK; encoded by the coding sequence ATGAAGAAAACTATAATTTGTAAAGACGTATTTGGTAACCAGTATAAAGTACCAGCAGAAGATTTAAATATTAGGGTTGGAGTTTATGCGGTAATAATAAAAGACAATAAAATTTTATTAACGCATCAGTGGGACGGCTACAGTTTAATTGGCGGAAGTGTTGAAAAAGGTGAAATGATAGAAGAAGCGCTTGTTAGAGAAGTTAAAGAAGAAACCGGTTTAACCATTATGCCCGACAAAATTATATATCAGGCCACAACCTTTTTTAAACGGGACAAAGATGCAAAACCCAATCAGTCGGTGCAATTGTATTTTACACATAGTCAGTTATTTGGTGAACTTAGCAATAGAAAAATTGCAAAAAGTGAAAAAACGTATACCAATGATATGCCGGAATGGGTGAGTTTAAATGATATTAAAAATATTAAATTTAGGCACAGTATAAGTTTACAGACCATACTTAAAGCTTATAAAGAGCATTGTCCCGACGGGAAATAA
- a CDS encoding HAD hydrolase family protein — translation MMTTLLKKNTLVKIKEARKAGIECVMSTGRSRAYPEKWYTQLGTSRYIISSGGSEVYDCKTKEILQDFPLDTQIAKILYNVAAKYNSLTPQERERISPLYAADNLRDTGLRIRFVGNGENATTILKDPKEESLLGKDGDKITFCNETNVVKDGKIIFDGTTVKVFDPEEFFNNTPIIQMMVGSNNRFVWKYMLDKIWPADERAVTPNDKMKRHNDNPKAITLPFYAKALVDETANRGNMVADVQVENTNKGEAAKFLYNLLDKPQMAMIGDANNDVEMAEVLRELNGISFAVGNTKDESLLNAVDFKLDATATDGAVGFAISEMLKAREYMQEYNIQQYAAR, via the coding sequence ATGATGACAACATTATTGAAAAAAAATACTCTTGTAAAAATAAAAGAAGCCCGAAAAGCCGGCATTGAATGCGTTATGTCAACAGGGCGCTCTCGGGCTTATCCTGAAAAATGGTATACCCAACTCGGAACAAGCAGATATATAATATCTTCCGGAGGCAGCGAGGTTTATGATTGTAAAACTAAAGAAATTTTACAGGACTTTCCTCTTGACACCCAGATTGCAAAAATTCTTTATAATGTTGCCGCAAAGTATAACTCACTTACTCCGCAAGAGCGCGAAAGAATTTCGCCTTTGTACGCTGCGGATAATTTAAGAGATACTGGGCTGCGCATAAGATTTGTAGGCAACGGGGAAAATGCAACCACTATACTAAAAGATCCAAAAGAAGAAAGTTTATTGGGTAAAGATGGTGACAAAATAACATTTTGTAATGAGACAAATGTAGTAAAAGACGGCAAAATTATATTTGATGGTACAACAGTAAAAGTATTTGACCCCGAAGAGTTTTTTAATAACACTCCTATAATACAGATGATGGTAGGTAGTAACAACCGCTTTGTATGGAAATACATGTTAGATAAAATCTGGCCGGCTGATGAAAGAGCGGTAACCCCCAACGACAAAATGAAAAGACACAACGACAATCCAAAGGCAATCACATTACCTTTTTATGCAAAAGCTCTTGTTGATGAAACTGCCAATCGCGGGAACATGGTAGCCGATGTCCAAGTTGAAAATACCAATAAAGGTGAAGCAGCAAAGTTTTTATATAATCTTTTAGACAAACCCCAAATGGCTATGATAGGGGACGCCAACAATGATGTGGAAATGGCTGAGGTCTTGCGTGAACTAAACGGAATTTCATTTGCTGTAGGAAACACCAAAGATGAATCATTGCTTAATGCTGTTGATTTTAAACTTGATGCAACAGCCACCGATGGCGCTGTTGGCTTTGCAATTTCTGAAATGCTTAAAGCGCGAGAATATATGCAAGAATATAATATTCAACAGTATGCCGCCCGTTAA
- a CDS encoding thymidylate synthase, giving the protein MITKVENVGFSIYGDSIGELWLNLVETVLKNGAYEMDENRGRFAVRNLRFAAGVANSQDILIEKYGDKKKIDAMKKVVFESDVMVDFDIKPSFRNGAKSYKKRIEEGKMIEFVVGRLSKIPESKKAVMVFPTYEDYNAVLTSPWNDYLPCITALQFRVNTRLNKKYVDLTLFMRSWDGFQKGAGDLTVVSMLGDLVRNKLEEKLKVKLECGRLDGLVTDIHIYENAYENAQNIHFDYKNERDI; this is encoded by the coding sequence ATGATAACAAAAGTTGAAAACGTAGGATTTTCTATATATGGAGACAGTATCGGTGAGTTATGGCTTAATTTAGTAGAAACTGTTTTAAAAAATGGTGCTTATGAAATGGATGAAAACAGGGGGCGGTTTGCTGTAAGAAATTTACGGTTTGCTGCCGGAGTTGCCAATTCGCAAGATATACTGATTGAAAAATACGGTGACAAAAAAAAGATTGACGCCATGAAGAAAGTTGTATTTGAATCGGATGTAATGGTGGATTTTGATATTAAACCTTCGTTTCGCAATGGTGCAAAAAGTTATAAAAAAAGGATTGAAGAAGGCAAAATGATTGAATTTGTAGTAGGGCGTCTTTCTAAAATACCTGAGTCGAAGAAAGCTGTTATGGTGTTTCCGACCTATGAAGATTATAATGCTGTTTTAACCAGCCCGTGGAATGATTATTTGCCGTGTATAACAGCTCTGCAGTTTAGAGTTAACACAAGATTGAATAAAAAATATGTTGACTTAACTTTATTTATGCGTTCTTGGGACGGTTTTCAGAAGGGGGCAGGCGACTTGACAGTAGTTTCTATGCTTGGTGATTTGGTTCGTAATAAACTGGAAGAAAAATTAAAGGTTAAGCTTGAATGCGGCCGTCTTGACGGGCTTGTTACAGATATTCACATTTACGAAAATGCTTATGAAAATGCGCAGAATATACATTTTGATTATAAAAATGAAAGGGATATATAA